Proteins from a single region of Funiculus sociatus GB2-C1:
- a CDS encoding chlorophyll a/b-binding protein, whose protein sequence is METRPTDLPTTSKAFNGIDRNAFIFGWNPQAELWNGRLAMIGFLAYLLWDLAGYSVLRDVLNLVGY, encoded by the coding sequence ATGGAAACTCGCCCTACTGATTTACCTACAACTTCCAAAGCCTTTAATGGTATTGACCGTAACGCCTTTATCTTTGGCTGGAATCCCCAAGCAGAACTGTGGAACGGACGCTTAGCAATGATTGGTTTCCTTGCTTACCTACTGTGGGATTTAGCTGGTTATAGCGTACTTCGCGACGTGCTGAACTTGGTTGGATACTAA
- a CDS encoding high light inducible protein, which yields MEKNTLDLPPVAKAYNNVDRNAFIFGWNPQAELWNGRLAAIGFIAYLVWDIAGVSFLRDVLPIIK from the coding sequence ATGGAAAAAAACACCCTTGATTTACCTCCTGTTGCTAAAGCTTACAACAACGTTGACCGTAACGCTTTTATTTTTGGTTGGAATCCCCAAGCAGAACTGTGGAACGGACGCTTAGCTGCCATCGGTTTTATTGCCTACCTAGTGTGGGATATTGCTGGCGTTAGCTTCCTTCGTGATGTACTGCCAATCATTAAATAA
- a CDS encoding chlorophyll a/b-binding protein, with the protein MQSRPTTTTPPVATEFNGKDRNAFLFGWNPQAELWNGRLAMIGFLAYLLWDLAGYSVLRDVLHLVSYTH; encoded by the coding sequence ATGCAATCTCGCCCTACAACTACAACTCCACCTGTTGCTACCGAATTCAATGGTAAAGATCGTAATGCTTTCCTCTTTGGCTGGAATCCCCAAGCCGAACTGTGGAATGGACGCTTAGCTATGATCGGTTTTCTTGCCTACTTACTTTGGGATCTGGCTGGCTATAGCGTACTTCGCGACGTGCTGCACCTGGTTTCATACACCCACTAG
- a CDS encoding SLC13 family permease, with product MENWQGIIATVTFISVIVLIMTEWLHLTIAAFLGALLLVFTNVMTLTEAIDYISKSHGTLGLFFGVMVLVRAFEPTKIFDYLATQMVLLAKGEGKRLLLGIVGITTPICAVLPNATTVMLLAPLIPPMAQEVGVDFVPLLILMVFVANSAGLLTLVGDPATFIVGDAVNISFTDYLTRLSLGGLISVLTVCIMLPFLFPKTWRKKLDDLEHLPHPKINHPRVLAVGALIVAFVLIFFVVGETLPIPMSPATVALLGAALAMLLSHHSKIDTVNNILRDVDWSTLLFFMCTFVLIGGLEKTGVINGLSGVLATILGRNIFLGSLLLLFLVGILSSVVPNIPLVVAMVPLLKQYVVNVGFVGSEVLEPGFQGQFPPEVLPLFYAMMFGATLGGNGTLVGASSNIVAAGISELHGRRISFKTFLRYGIPVMAIQLMGAALYMIVRFLL from the coding sequence GTGGAAAACTGGCAAGGCATTATTGCTACAGTCACATTTATAAGTGTCATTGTATTAATCATGACCGAATGGCTGCACCTAACAATTGCTGCCTTTCTGGGAGCATTGCTACTGGTGTTTACCAACGTCATGACTTTGACAGAAGCTATTGACTACATCAGTAAAAGTCATGGAACGCTGGGCTTATTCTTTGGAGTCATGGTACTCGTGCGGGCATTTGAGCCAACCAAGATATTTGACTACTTAGCAACTCAAATGGTGCTGCTAGCTAAAGGGGAAGGCAAACGCCTATTACTAGGTATTGTAGGCATTACTACCCCAATTTGTGCAGTTTTACCCAATGCTACAACAGTAATGTTGTTGGCACCTTTAATTCCCCCAATGGCACAAGAAGTAGGGGTAGATTTTGTTCCCTTACTAATTCTAATGGTATTTGTTGCCAACAGTGCTGGACTATTAACGCTAGTTGGAGATCCAGCAACATTTATTGTGGGTGATGCAGTCAATATCAGCTTTACAGATTACTTAACTCGCCTCAGTTTAGGTGGATTAATTTCTGTTTTGACAGTTTGCATCATGTTACCTTTCTTATTTCCCAAAACTTGGCGCAAAAAGTTGGACGATTTGGAGCATCTGCCACACCCTAAAATTAATCATCCGCGAGTTTTGGCAGTAGGTGCCTTAATCGTAGCTTTCGTACTGATATTTTTTGTGGTAGGAGAAACGCTACCAATTCCTATGTCACCTGCCACAGTTGCTTTATTAGGAGCAGCTTTGGCAATGCTCCTTTCTCACCATAGCAAGATTGATACAGTCAACAACATATTGCGGGATGTTGACTGGAGTACCTTGCTATTTTTTATGTGTACTTTTGTACTAATTGGGGGTTTAGAAAAAACCGGAGTTATTAACGGATTATCAGGAGTATTAGCAACAATATTAGGACGCAATATTTTCTTGGGTTCCCTACTATTGCTATTTTTAGTAGGGATATTATCGAGCGTTGTCCCTAATATCCCGTTAGTGGTGGCAATGGTGCCTTTACTCAAACAGTATGTGGTTAACGTCGGCTTCGTAGGATCAGAAGTGCTAGAACCGGGCTTTCAAGGGCAGTTCCCACCGGAAGTTCTACCCTTATTTTATGCCATGATGTTTGGTGCCACTTTAGGAGGAAATGGCACTTTAGTTGGAGCATCTTCCAACATCGTAGCAGCGGGAATTTCTGAGTTACACGGACGGCGAATTTCGTTTAAAACTTTTCTGCGTTACGGCATCCCAGTGATGGCGATACAACTTATGGGCGCAGCTTTGTATATGATAGTGCGATTTTTACTCTAG
- a CDS encoding ABC transporter ATP-binding protein has translation MTQFTSYSTGTNETLPGNGFLEIENIVKSYPTADGGEFVVLDGVNLTIKEDEYISVIGHSGCGKSTLLKMVAGLEKATSGSVRLEGKEIRKPGAERMMVFQHYSLLPWLTVKENIRLAVDEVLKKATRAEKISIVNEHLAMVNLNAAADKYPDEISGGMKQRVGIARALAIRPKMLLMDEPFGALDALTRGKLQRQVLDIWEKQRQAVMMITHDVDEALYMSDRIVLMTNGPHAKIGEILEVPFPHPRDRQQIRESKEYYELRNHALNFLDRYFTQDE, from the coding sequence AGATTGAAAATATCGTCAAGTCCTACCCAACTGCCGATGGAGGTGAGTTTGTAGTTTTGGACGGTGTAAATCTCACCATAAAGGAAGACGAATATATTTCTGTGATTGGTCACTCTGGCTGTGGCAAATCAACCCTACTCAAGATGGTAGCTGGTTTAGAAAAAGCCACTTCCGGCTCAGTGCGACTGGAGGGTAAAGAGATTCGTAAACCCGGAGCTGAGAGAATGATGGTATTTCAACATTACTCTCTGTTGCCGTGGTTAACGGTGAAAGAAAATATCCGTTTGGCTGTGGATGAAGTCCTGAAAAAAGCCACCCGTGCCGAAAAAATCAGCATTGTTAATGAACACCTAGCAATGGTGAATTTGAATGCCGCCGCCGACAAATATCCCGATGAAATTTCCGGCGGTATGAAACAGCGGGTAGGCATTGCACGGGCCTTAGCAATTCGCCCTAAAATGCTGTTAATGGATGAACCTTTTGGGGCATTAGATGCGCTGACGAGGGGTAAATTGCAGCGACAGGTACTCGATATTTGGGAAAAACAACGGCAAGCGGTAATGATGATTACCCATGATGTGGATGAAGCGTTGTATATGTCAGATCGGATTGTGCTGATGACGAATGGCCCTCACGCTAAGATTGGGGAAATTTTGGAAGTGCCTTTTCCTCATCCACGCGATCGCCAACAAATCCGCGAATCTAAGGAATATTATGAGCTACGCAACCATGCTCTAAATTTCCTAGATCGCTACTTCACCCAAGACGAGTAA